One window from the genome of Bacillus rossius redtenbacheri isolate Brsri chromosome 10, Brsri_v3, whole genome shotgun sequence encodes:
- the LOC134535717 gene encoding glutathione S-transferase-like isoform X2, whose translation MAPKYKLIYFNVRALGEPIRLLLSFGKQEFEDYRFEREQWPTLKQSMPFGKTPVLEIDGKQTHQSAAICRYLGKKYGLAGSNDWEDLEIDSIVDTFTDFRSQIAAFFYEGDEAVKEKKKGPVLETTVPYYMDKFEELVAKNGGYFVGGKMTWADVYFVGIVDYLSFMVGFDLLEKCPKLAALKRTVESVPSIKAWVDKRPSTDA comes from the exons ATGGCACCCAAATACAAGCTGATCTACTTCAACGTGCGGGCTCTGGGAGAGCCGATTCGTCTGCTGCTGTCCTTCGGCAAGCAGGAGTTCGAGGACTACCGCTTCGAGAGGGAGCAGTGGCCGACCCTCAAGCAGT CTATGCCGTTCGGCAAGACGCCGGTTCTCGAGATAGACGGCAAGCAGACGCACCAATCAGCTGCCATCTGTCGCTACCTGGGAAAGAAGTACGGTTTGGCCGGAAGCAATGATTGGGAAGATCTTGAGATTGATTCCATTGTCGACACCTTTACTGATTTTCGTTCGC AGATCGCTGCCTTCTTCTACGAGGGCGACGAGGCGGTGAAGGAGAAGAAGAAGGGTCCCGTGCTGGAGACCACGGTGCCCTACTACATGGACAAGTTCGAGGAGCTGGTGGCCAAGAATGGCGGCTACTTTGTCGGCGGCAAG ATGACGTGGGCGGACGTGTACTTCGTGGGGATCGTGGACTACCTGAGCTTCATGGTGGGCTTCGACCTGCTGGAGAAGTGCCCCAAGCTGGCGGCCCTGAAGCGGACCGTGGAGAGCGTGCCGAGCATCAAGGCCTGGGTCGACAAGCGCCCCAGCACCGACGCCTAG